One Dromiciops gliroides isolate mDroGli1 chromosome 3, mDroGli1.pri, whole genome shotgun sequence DNA segment encodes these proteins:
- the LOC122750066 gene encoding LOW QUALITY PROTEIN: hypoxanthine-guanine phosphoribosyltransferase-like (The sequence of the model RefSeq protein was modified relative to this genomic sequence to represent the inferred CDS: inserted 4 bases in 2 codons) — translation MTEKPPSRVSKVPVVKQKPLRFSLKLELTRKYCLGIASSSPSSSYLFLLPLLVFSPLLQLKPSWPSPAPHTIMENTSPSXVIEDDGPGYELDLFCIPKHYAQDLEKVLIPHGLILDRTERLAQDVMKKMGGHPMAVLCVLKDGYQLFVDLLDYINALNRNNDQSVPVTVDFIRLKSYCNGQSTGDIKVVGGDDLSSLTGKNVLIIEDIVDTGKTMQTLLSLIKQYNPKMVKVASLLVKRTPRSVGYRPDFVGFEIPDQFVVGYALDYNEYFRDLNHXCVISEDGKDKYKA, via the exons ATGACTGAGAAGCCTCCCAGCAGGGTTTCAAAG GTGCCAGTGGTGAAACAGAAACCATTGAGATTCAGCTTGAAGCTGGAGCTGACAAGGAAGTACTGCCTGGGCATcgcctcctcttccccttcttcctccta tcttttccttctccctctccttgtcttctctcctcttctccagctGAAACCCAGTTGGCCCAGCCCAGCTCCCCACACCATCATGGAGAACACCAGCCCTAG AGTGATTGAAGATGATGGCCCAGGCTATGAGCTGGACTTATTTTGCATCCCCAAGCATTATGCCCAAGATCTGGAAAAAGTATTGATTCCTCATGGGCTAATCCTGGACAGGACTGAACGTTTGGCGCAAGATGTGATGAAGAAGATGGGAGGCCACCCCATGGCTGTCCTCTGTGTCCTCAAGGATGGCTATCAACTCTTTGTTGATTTGCTGGATTACATCAATGCACTCAACAGGAATAATGATCAATCAGTTCCTGTGACTGTAGATTTTATCAGATTGAAGAGCTACTGTAATGGCCAGTCAACAGGGGACATAAAAGTAGTTGGGGGAGATGATCTCTCATCCTTAACTGGAAAGAATGTCCTGATTATTGAAGATATAGTGGACACAGGGAAAACAATGCAGACTTTGCTTTCCCTGATCAAGCAGTATAATCCAAAGATGGTGAAAGTAGCCAGCTTGCTGGTAAAAAGGACCCCTCGAAGTGTGGGATACAGACCTGACTTTGTTGGATTTGAAATTCCAGACCAATTTGTTGTTGGATATGCCCTGGACTACAATGAATACTTCAGGGACTTAAACCA GTGTGTCATTAGTGAGGATGGCAAAGACAAGTACAAAGCATGA